The Gordonibacter urolithinfaciens genome contains a region encoding:
- a CDS encoding acetyl-CoA carboxylase carboxyltransferase subunit alpha, whose translation MRQRKQNYITLSCDGEVVPQRGATAPAPESADVAYRLSRMVEEAAAALPLAPNALEAADASEYTAVAPGEAQASSRVRAAVDAQVGTSVPAAKPVALVMARSKAAKRLLQAVADAGFCACAVYTQDRRGEGYLKAAQRAVCLGERYSDALFCNGHAVLQAADECGAAVVLLSDEALPLAEVDSFLARAAARGVRVFRAMSPDASALGWILCSTDKPPLDDGTWRTCPRCGLSFDEASLASGHCTCPSCGGYFRMSSAERIDDTLDAGSFAEWNRSVPETDPLGFPGYGGKLAAQRAKTGLEEAVRTGEGRIAGLRVAVGIMESQFFMGSMGSVVGEKLCRLVERATDERLPVVIFTASGGARMQEGLVSLMQMAKVSCALARHAEAGLPYLSVLTDPTTGGVTASFAMQGDVILAEPGALIGFAGQRVIRDTIKQELPEGFQTAEFALEHGLIDAIVERSEMRATLAHLLAIHLATARSNRGAHEPGDRAILVDFQTVRDNLEHGTDTYNTVTYGLLEPEGGLPFGESSPWRPRRAQQLLGGLAGRLERKAPGAVSPKRLGKVLARGGFDAEGGASLEVNGISADISAAAAADSGNRAWQSVQLARNVHRPTARTYIDALVDGFIELHGDRSFGDDAAVVAGVGWIGGRAVTVIAQEKGADLKERIRRNFGCPQPEGYRKSLRLMRQAEKFGRPVVCLVDTQGAFCGMEAEERGQGNAIADNLLALAGLRVPVVSVLVGEGGSGGALALALADRVAMQEHAVYSVLSPEGFASILWKDRTRAPEAAAVMKMSAAEACQMGIVDAVLSEGPAPAHENPEAAAEQVRAYVSTALAELAEQPTDALLQARYERFAKF comes from the coding sequence ATGAGGCAACGCAAGCAGAACTACATCACGCTCTCCTGCGACGGCGAGGTCGTCCCGCAGCGCGGTGCGACAGCCCCTGCGCCGGAGTCGGCCGACGTCGCCTACCGCCTGTCGCGCATGGTGGAGGAGGCCGCGGCCGCTCTGCCGCTCGCCCCGAACGCGCTCGAGGCGGCCGACGCGTCCGAGTACACGGCGGTCGCCCCGGGCGAGGCCCAGGCCAGCTCGCGGGTGCGTGCCGCGGTCGACGCGCAGGTTGGTACGTCTGTCCCGGCCGCCAAGCCCGTAGCGCTCGTGATGGCGCGCTCCAAAGCGGCCAAGCGCCTGCTGCAGGCCGTGGCCGATGCGGGCTTCTGCGCCTGCGCCGTGTACACGCAGGACCGTCGCGGGGAAGGGTACCTCAAGGCGGCGCAGCGTGCGGTGTGCTTGGGCGAGCGCTACTCCGACGCGCTCTTCTGCAACGGCCATGCCGTGTTGCAGGCGGCGGACGAATGCGGCGCCGCGGTGGTGCTGCTCTCCGACGAGGCGCTTCCGCTGGCCGAGGTGGACAGCTTCCTTGCCCGCGCCGCCGCGCGAGGCGTGCGCGTGTTCCGCGCGATGAGCCCGGACGCGTCGGCCCTCGGCTGGATACTCTGCTCCACCGACAAGCCGCCGCTCGATGACGGCACGTGGCGCACCTGCCCGCGCTGCGGCCTCTCGTTCGACGAGGCGAGCCTGGCGTCGGGACACTGCACGTGCCCGTCGTGCGGCGGCTACTTCCGCATGTCGTCTGCCGAGCGCATCGACGACACGCTCGACGCGGGCAGCTTCGCGGAGTGGAACCGCTCCGTGCCCGAGACCGACCCGCTGGGCTTCCCGGGCTACGGCGGCAAGCTGGCGGCGCAGCGCGCCAAGACGGGGCTCGAGGAAGCCGTGCGCACGGGCGAGGGCCGCATCGCGGGTTTGCGCGTGGCCGTGGGCATCATGGAGTCGCAGTTCTTCATGGGCTCCATGGGCTCGGTGGTGGGCGAGAAGCTGTGCCGGCTGGTGGAACGCGCCACCGATGAGCGCCTGCCCGTCGTTATCTTCACGGCCTCGGGCGGCGCGCGCATGCAAGAGGGCCTTGTTTCGCTCATGCAGATGGCGAAGGTTTCGTGCGCGCTCGCACGCCATGCCGAGGCGGGGTTGCCGTACCTCTCGGTGCTCACCGACCCAACCACGGGCGGCGTGACCGCGTCGTTCGCCATGCAGGGCGATGTGATCCTGGCCGAGCCGGGTGCCCTCATCGGCTTCGCGGGCCAGCGCGTCATCAGGGACACCATCAAGCAGGAGCTGCCCGAGGGCTTCCAGACGGCCGAGTTCGCGCTCGAGCACGGCCTGATCGACGCCATCGTGGAGCGCTCCGAGATGCGCGCGACCCTCGCGCACCTGCTGGCCATCCACCTGGCCACCGCGAGGTCGAACCGCGGCGCGCACGAGCCGGGCGACCGCGCCATCCTCGTGGACTTCCAGACGGTGCGCGACAACCTGGAGCATGGCACCGACACGTACAACACGGTGACGTACGGCCTGCTCGAACCCGAGGGCGGCCTGCCGTTCGGCGAGTCGTCTCCCTGGCGCCCGCGGCGCGCCCAGCAGCTGCTGGGCGGCCTGGCGGGGCGCCTGGAGCGGAAGGCCCCCGGCGCCGTGTCGCCGAAGCGCCTGGGGAAGGTCCTCGCTCGCGGCGGCTTCGACGCCGAGGGCGGCGCGTCGCTCGAGGTGAACGGGATATCTGCCGACATCTCCGCCGCTGCGGCCGCCGACTCCGGCAACCGCGCCTGGCAGAGCGTGCAGCTGGCGCGCAACGTGCACCGGCCCACGGCGCGCACGTACATCGACGCGCTGGTGGACGGCTTCATCGAGCTGCACGGCGACCGCTCCTTCGGCGACGATGCGGCCGTGGTGGCGGGCGTCGGCTGGATCGGCGGGCGGGCCGTGACGGTGATAGCGCAGGAGAAGGGGGCCGACCTGAAGGAGCGCATCCGCCGCAACTTCGGCTGCCCGCAGCCGGAAGGGTACCGCAAGTCCCTGCGTCTCATGCGTCAGGCCGAGAAGTTCGGCCGCCCCGTCGTGTGCCTCGTTGACACGCAGGGCGCGTTCTGCGGCATGGAGGCCGAGGAGCGCGGGCAGGGCAACGCCATCGCCGACAACCTGCTGGCGCTCGCAGGCCTGCGCGTGCCCGTGGTGAGCGTGCTGGTGGGCGAGGGCGGAAGCGGCGGTGCGCTCGCGCTCGCCCTGGCCGATCGCGTGGCCATGCAGGAGCACGCCGTGTACTCGGTGCTGTCGCCGGAGGGCTTCGCGTCCATCCTCTGGAAGGACCGCACCCGCGCCCCCGAGGCGGCCGCGGTCATGAAGATGAGCGCGGCGGAGGCGTGCCAGATGGGCATTGTGGACGCCGTGCTCTCGGAGGGTCCCGCCCCCGCCCACGAGAATCCCGAGGCCGCCGCCGAGCAGGTGCGCGCCTACGTGAGCACCGCCCTGGCCGAGCTCGCCGAGCAGCCGACGGATGCCTTGCTGCAAGCCCGCTACGAGCGCTTCGCGAAGTTCTAG
- the fabZ gene encoding 3-hydroxyacyl-ACP dehydratase FabZ, whose product MDIEYPCGRDVVEAVLPHREPFSWVSRVVACEPGVEVTAELDVDPALPLFAGHFPGHPVLPGVIIMEALAQAASFCILVERGAERSIGFLTGIDGAKFRRQVSPGETLTLKGRIVKSSSRLCVAEVEASVDGQLCASATQKYVLAKAEAQA is encoded by the coding sequence ATGGATATCGAATATCCTTGTGGGAGGGACGTCGTCGAGGCGGTGCTGCCGCATCGCGAACCGTTTAGCTGGGTGAGCCGCGTCGTCGCGTGCGAGCCGGGCGTCGAGGTGACGGCCGAGTTGGACGTCGACCCCGCGCTCCCGCTGTTCGCGGGCCACTTTCCGGGCCACCCCGTGCTGCCGGGCGTCATCATCATGGAGGCGCTCGCGCAGGCCGCCTCGTTCTGCATCCTCGTGGAGCGCGGCGCCGAGAGGTCCATCGGCTTCCTCACCGGCATCGACGGCGCGAAGTTCCGCCGCCAGGTGAGCCCGGGCGAGACGCTCACCCTCAAGGGGCGCATCGTGAAGTCCTCGTCGCGTTTGTGCGTGGCCGAGGTGGAGGCGAGCGTCGACGGCCAGCTGTGCGCGTCGGCCACGCAGAAGTACGTGCTGGCGAAAGCGGAAGCACAGGCATGA
- the fabF gene encoding beta-ketoacyl-ACP synthase II, whose amino-acid sequence MSENSMSTGATRRADGTHRVVITGMGAVSPAGVGVGALWDAVMGRACCIGPVTRFDTADFDVHIAAEVRDFDPCEHGISKKEARRFERFVQYAIVASDEALAQSGLDLEAEDTTRIACVFGTGIGGIDELQSGFRALAEKGPKRVSPLFIPTMIGNIAAGNLSIRYGLRGECLNVVTACATGAHSIGAAVRDIRHGYIDAALAGGSEESVSPICLAGFSNLGALSKADDPSQASLPFDARRAGFVAGEGAGAVVVESLEHALGRGAEVLAEITGFGSTGDAYHMTAPEPSGEGVVRAMRQALEEGGFSPEDLGHLNAHGTGTPANDATESKALLALVGEEAGRAVPVTSVKGTTGHTLGAAGAIEAIVCALSVMNDCVPPTAGFAEADPECPVNVVTEAKTNYPQKVALSNSLGFGGHNASLALSPYRG is encoded by the coding sequence ATGAGCGAGAACAGCATGAGCACGGGCGCCACGCGCCGCGCAGACGGCACGCATCGCGTGGTCATCACCGGCATGGGCGCGGTATCGCCGGCCGGCGTGGGCGTGGGGGCGCTATGGGACGCGGTCATGGGCCGCGCGTGCTGCATCGGTCCGGTGACGCGCTTCGATACGGCCGACTTCGACGTGCACATCGCCGCCGAGGTGCGCGATTTCGACCCGTGCGAGCACGGCATCTCGAAGAAGGAGGCGCGCCGGTTCGAGCGCTTCGTGCAGTACGCCATCGTCGCGTCCGACGAGGCGCTGGCGCAGTCGGGCCTCGACCTCGAGGCCGAGGACACCACGCGCATCGCCTGCGTGTTCGGCACGGGCATCGGCGGCATCGACGAGCTGCAGAGCGGCTTCCGCGCGTTGGCCGAGAAGGGGCCGAAGCGCGTGAGCCCGCTGTTCATCCCCACGATGATCGGCAACATCGCCGCCGGCAACCTCTCCATCCGCTACGGCTTGCGCGGCGAGTGCCTGAACGTCGTGACCGCATGCGCCACCGGAGCGCACTCCATCGGCGCGGCCGTGCGCGACATCCGCCACGGCTACATCGACGCGGCGCTGGCCGGTGGCTCGGAGGAGTCCGTGTCGCCCATCTGCCTGGCCGGGTTCTCGAACCTCGGCGCGCTGTCGAAGGCCGACGACCCCTCCCAGGCCTCGCTGCCGTTCGACGCGCGCCGCGCCGGCTTCGTGGCGGGCGAGGGCGCGGGCGCCGTGGTCGTCGAGTCGCTCGAGCATGCGCTCGGCCGGGGCGCCGAGGTGCTCGCCGAGATCACGGGCTTCGGCTCCACCGGCGACGCCTACCACATGACGGCCCCCGAGCCCAGCGGCGAGGGCGTGGTGCGCGCCATGCGCCAGGCGCTCGAGGAGGGCGGCTTCTCGCCGGAGGACCTGGGACACCTGAACGCCCACGGCACCGGCACGCCCGCCAACGACGCCACCGAGTCCAAGGCGCTGCTGGCCCTCGTCGGCGAAGAGGCCGGGCGCGCCGTGCCGGTGACGTCCGTGAAGGGCACGACGGGCCACACGCTGGGCGCCGCCGGCGCCATCGAGGCCATCGTCTGCGCCCTGTCCGTGATGAACGACTGCGTGCCGCCCACGGCCGGCTTCGCCGAGGCCGACCCGGAGTGCCCGGTCAACGTCGTCACGGAGGCGAAGACGAACTACCCGCAGAAGGTGGCGCTGTCGAACAGCCTCGGCTTCGGGGGGCATAACGCCTCTTTGGCGCTATCGCCGTATCGCGGCTAG
- the fabG gene encoding 3-oxoacyl-[acyl-carrier-protein] reductase, with protein sequence MTNETETPRRSAVVTGSNRGIGRAVAEELARAGFDVCVNCSSERGLDEARAFAAALEADCGVRAIAVAANVADAAEAAALVDAAHEAFGRVDVLVNNAGITRDGLLARMKEEDFDAVIDVNLKGTFNCCKAAAQRMMKQRYGRIVNLSSVVGVAGNAGQANYAASKAGVIGLTKSIARELAARNVTANAVAPGFIATDMTDALSEKQREAILGRIASKRLGEPEDVAKLVRFLASEEAGYITGQVICIDGGMSL encoded by the coding sequence ATGACCAACGAAACCGAAACCCCGCGCCGAAGCGCGGTCGTCACCGGCTCGAACCGCGGCATCGGCCGCGCCGTGGCCGAGGAGCTCGCGCGCGCGGGCTTCGACGTGTGCGTGAACTGCTCGAGCGAGCGCGGCCTCGACGAGGCCCGCGCCTTCGCCGCCGCCCTCGAGGCCGACTGCGGCGTGCGCGCCATCGCGGTGGCCGCCAACGTGGCCGACGCCGCGGAAGCCGCCGCGCTCGTCGATGCCGCCCACGAAGCGTTCGGCCGCGTCGACGTGCTCGTGAACAACGCGGGGATCACGCGCGACGGCCTTCTGGCCCGCATGAAGGAAGAGGATTTCGACGCGGTGATCGACGTGAACCTCAAGGGCACGTTCAACTGCTGCAAGGCCGCGGCGCAACGCATGATGAAGCAGCGCTACGGGCGCATCGTCAACCTGTCAAGCGTCGTGGGCGTGGCGGGCAACGCGGGCCAGGCGAACTACGCCGCCTCGAAGGCCGGCGTGATCGGCCTCACGAAGTCCATCGCCCGCGAATTGGCCGCGCGCAACGTCACGGCGAACGCGGTGGCCCCCGGCTTCATCGCCACGGACATGACCGACGCGCTGTCGGAGAAGCAGCGCGAGGCCATCCTCGGCCGCATCGCCTCGAAGCGCCTCGGGGAGCCGGAGGACGTGGCGAAGCTCGTGCGCTTTTTGGCGAGCGAGGAGGCCGGCTACATCACCGGACAGGTTATCTGCATCGACGGAGGTATGTCGCTATGA
- the fabD gene encoding ACP S-malonyltransferase, translating to MFSGQGSQKPGMGADLFAVEEVRATFACASDVLGFDVADLVLNAEPEKLNDTRNAQPALCALSVAVARALMARGVEPAAVLGFSLGQVSALAVSGMLADEATFALVKARSELMAEAAAAHPGAMSALLKADEDAVQALCDECAEGDVLVPANFNCPGQIVVAGTPEAVERAEAAWAAAGKRSSRLATSGAFHSPLMASAAEGMAAYLENVEFSEPRVPLICNVTAAPLSAADARESLVRHLTSPVRFDASVAALAAAGADTFVEVGFGGVLANLVKRIDKTATRACVQDRASFDALLAAQAAPDSE from the coding sequence ATGTTCTCGGGTCAGGGCTCGCAGAAACCGGGGATGGGGGCCGATCTCTTCGCTGTGGAAGAGGTGCGCGCGACGTTCGCCTGCGCCTCCGACGTGCTGGGCTTCGACGTGGCCGACCTCGTGCTCAACGCCGAACCCGAAAAGCTCAACGACACGCGCAACGCCCAGCCGGCGCTGTGCGCGCTGTCGGTGGCCGTCGCCCGCGCGCTCATGGCGCGCGGCGTTGAGCCGGCGGCGGTGCTGGGCTTCTCGCTCGGCCAGGTGAGCGCGCTCGCCGTGTCGGGCATGCTCGCCGACGAGGCCACGTTCGCGCTCGTGAAGGCGCGCTCGGAGCTCATGGCCGAGGCCGCTGCGGCGCATCCCGGCGCGATGAGCGCGCTGCTGAAGGCCGACGAGGATGCCGTGCAGGCCCTCTGCGACGAGTGCGCCGAAGGCGACGTGCTCGTGCCGGCGAACTTCAACTGCCCGGGGCAGATCGTCGTGGCGGGCACGCCGGAGGCCGTCGAGCGCGCCGAGGCGGCGTGGGCTGCGGCGGGGAAGCGCTCGTCGCGCCTGGCCACGTCGGGCGCGTTCCACAGCCCGCTCATGGCCTCGGCTGCCGAGGGGATGGCCGCCTATCTGGAGAACGTCGAGTTCTCGGAGCCGCGCGTGCCCCTCATCTGCAACGTCACCGCCGCGCCGCTGTCCGCCGCCGACGCGCGCGAGAGCCTCGTGCGCCATCTCACGAGCCCCGTGCGCTTCGACGCGAGCGTGGCCGCGCTCGCAGCAGCCGGCGCCGACACGTTCGTCGAAGTGGGCTTCGGCGGCGTGCTGGCCAACCTCGTGAAGCGCATCGACAAAACCGCGACGCGCGCCTGCGTCCAGGACCGCGCGAGCTTCGACGCGCTCCTCGCCGCCCAGGCCGCGCCCGATTCCGAATAG